The Novipirellula caenicola genome includes the window GAGTGCATCCGAATTGGTGGACGCCGTGCAGTGCCGATAGACCGCCGACGCGCAAACTCGATCACTCAAAAGCGACTCAACCACTCGTACCCCATTGGGGTCCACCTGTGCATCCACTTTGATCATCCGAGCACCCACAAACTCATCGACGCCAAGATCAACAGAATCACCACAATTTGCCACGTCTTCAATTTTGAGCTGACGACAGCATTTTCAGAAAACTCTTCGCGAACAAACTCGTCATAGTCAAAGTCATCGTCCGCATCGATTTCGTCCGATTCTGTTTTCCAGCCGTCATCGTCACTGCTGCCACAATGCCGACAAAACTTCGCGCGAGCAGGTAAGTCGGCACCGCAGTGGGGACAAGCAAAGGATGATTCATCGTTCACAATAGTGCTGCAACCATCGAGGAAAACAATCAAAGAATCCGCCGTTGCCTTAAAATCAGTCAGCAACCAAAGAG containing:
- a CDS encoding zinc ribbon domain-containing protein, with the protein product MSSRDSWCLPEIRGNTQQTAETAADSVICEKLRGYRKVRYSLIYTTIDATGKALWLLTDFKATADSLIVFLDGCSTIVNDESSFACPHCGADLPARAKFCRHCGSSDDDGWKTESDEIDADDDFDYDEFVREEFSENAVVSSKLKTWQIVVILLILASMSLWVLG